From Watersipora subatra chromosome 8, tzWatSuba1.1, whole genome shotgun sequence, a single genomic window includes:
- the LOC137402225 gene encoding TSC22 domain family protein 1-like isoform X1 encodes MLSVKRLPTITTSKSSKILYRKDINSDMIGASIVGDSRSGKKRSSGKLLDNDTLLVILNTVLRSPTSSVETESVTQKHNFPRQRAVAAIDYKIEKAMDSVKMELLFTVRKEVKELKSQVASLQIHNRYLEQENRILRSAAAPETLAQLDIRDTTSSTLTSCSST; translated from the exons ATGCTCAGTGTGAAACGATTACCTACGATAACAACATCCAAATCTTCTAAAATTCTATATAGGAAAGATATCAACAGTGACATGATTGGTGCATCAATAGTTGGTGACTCCAGATCTGGCAAGAAAAGATCATCTGGAAAACTTCTGGATAATGACACTTTACTAGTAATTCTAAACACAGTACTAAGGAGCCCAACTAGTAGCGTAGAGACCGAATCAGTAACGCA AAAGCACAATTTCCCGAGGCAGAGAGCTGTGGCTGCAATAGACTATAAAATAGAGAAAGCTATG GACTCTGTGAAAATGGAATTATTATTTACTGTACGGAAGGAGGTTAAGGAGCTCAAGTCGCAGGTTGCCTCTTTACAAATTCACAACCGATACCTCGAGCAGGAAAACAGAATTCTACGCAGTGCCGCTGCTCCGGAGACATTAGCTCAACTCGATATTCGAGACACTACCTCAAGCACCCTCACTAGTTGCTCTTCGACGTAg
- the LOC137402225 gene encoding TSC22 domain family protein 1-like isoform X2, with the protein MFGVRRKHNFPRQRAVAAIDYKIEKAMDSVKMELLFTVRKEVKELKSQVASLQIHNRYLEQENRILRSAAAPETLAQLDIRDTTSSTLTSCSST; encoded by the exons ATGTTTGGGGTCAGAAG AAAGCACAATTTCCCGAGGCAGAGAGCTGTGGCTGCAATAGACTATAAAATAGAGAAAGCTATG GACTCTGTGAAAATGGAATTATTATTTACTGTACGGAAGGAGGTTAAGGAGCTCAAGTCGCAGGTTGCCTCTTTACAAATTCACAACCGATACCTCGAGCAGGAAAACAGAATTCTACGCAGTGCCGCTGCTCCGGAGACATTAGCTCAACTCGATATTCGAGACACTACCTCAAGCACCCTCACTAGTTGCTCTTCGACGTAg